A region from the Chrysoperla carnea chromosome 4, inChrCarn1.1, whole genome shotgun sequence genome encodes:
- the LOC123297757 gene encoding ATP synthase subunit d, mitochondrial, producing the protein MAARRIAKSTINWTALAERVPENQKPNFQVFKAKSDGYLRRVFSFPENPPKLDWAYYKERIAVAGMADNFQKQYEALKVPYPEDKVSKDIDALEKSVKSEISAFVAESNKRISEYEHEINRLKKLVPYDQMTLEEYRDAYPEKALDPINRPTFWPHLPEDQLGYKAADAVAEKDH; encoded by the exons ATGGCTGCTAGAAGAATTGCTAAAAGTACCATTAATTGGACTGCTTTAGCTGAAAGAGTACCTGAAAATCAGAAACCTAACTTTCAGGTATTTAAAGCAAAATCAGATGGATATTTACGAAG AGTATTTTCATTCCCTGAAAATCCACCAAAACTAGATTGGGCTTACTACAAAGAACGCATTGCTGTTGCTGGTATGGCAGACAATTTCCAAAAACAATACGAAGCATTAAAAGTTCCATATCCAGAAGACAAAGTTAGCAAAGATATTGATGCTTTAGAAAAGAGCGTAAAATCTGAAATTTCTGCTTTTGTTGCTGAATCTAACAAAAGAATATCTGA ATACGAACATGAAATCAATCGATTGAAGAAATTGGTACCATACGACCAAATGACATTAGAAGAATACCGAGATGCTTATCCAGAGAAAGCACTTGATCCAATTAATAGGCCAACATTCTGGCCCCATTTGCCTGAAGATCAATTAGGTTATAAAGCAGCAGATGCAGTAGCAGAAAAAGACCATTAA